From the genome of Monomorium pharaonis isolate MP-MQ-018 chromosome 1, ASM1337386v2, whole genome shotgun sequence:
tgatttattgcggtgaaaaatatacttattttttcagAGTAGTAGTTCTTAATCTTCGACATATTTTCTCGTTCCAAGAGCAGTGATGACACTATCTTTAACTAAATAAAGGAGAGATGAGGTCATCCACCTACACAACGCCTACTTTTCTTCTATTTCTCGACTttaccaaaaatttattagtctCTAAACGCCCTAACATTCACTATACATACTTggttaatcaaaattttttaataagcaaaagcaatataatatttgataaaagtgAAGATTTTTATGTAGGTAAACATTGTATACTTGGTACTTCATAATAACcctaaagaagaaaaatatgataattaataccaaattaaaaagagaaaatttgggatttatacataaacaaactttataaatGTGCATGAgcgaaattgaaattttatttgtgaaaagcGTTaggtgtatatatatttatacattagcTTCTGTACTCTCTTGATTTACATAGCTCTTCAATTATCTCATTGATTCGATTCGCAAGGATGATGCATGGCGATTCATCCTTGTATCTATAAAAGGAAAGAGATCTGGTGCGACGCGACACCGATTACCTGTGAAACACTATTCCACGATGATTCTCGCATTTGAAGCGTCCTGTACTCAGCGATGAACCAAGACACTTCAAAACCCTGTGCGCAACATAACTTTATGGTGGGACTGATCTGTGCCGTTAAAACGTTTGCTttgtttcgaaaaatattgaagaattttaatatttaaattattttatttaaacgagATACCATTAATAACGGTAACCTATATTAATATCGGCAGATTAGGCTATAATCTGCTTACTATttcataaatgaaaataataaagatgtaagtttttaattgcaataataatgtatttaattttaaatcttgtcATGATATTCTAAAGTTATGTAAATCTATATGTCAAACagttataaaattctgaaattatgatattttgctattaacattttttgcgAGTTTGCAACGCAGGTCAGTACTATCCGTACTGTCTAACGGACGGTCTTCTTTGGAGCAGGGAGGACGCGATGGTTCAGTCGACGAGTAGACGCCGCGTCGCAAGGATCAACAGGTGCGAGCAAACGCCCGTCACCCGAGAAGCATGGGTAAGTTGAATACAACTTAATTGGCTGCATCTTGACACCGCCGTTTTCATCCGACGAAACTGGTTGTTGGACTCTGCTTGTCGGATATTGCACTCCGCGGATCTCACGTCACCTGTTGACGCGTCACACGCTGGAATCTCGCCCGTTCGCTTCGCGGAAAGTGATCCTGGATCTTTCCTCGAACGCCATGCAGTCCTCGCGTCGTGATTccgatataaattttaagcgAGTTTCGTCACGGTCGAACAATTTTGGTCATTGAACGATTTCTGGGCGCCAAGAAAAACGCGAAAGCATGAAAAGAGGACCTCcggattttttatatttatttctattaatatagtttaattttaatctcggtttattaaatttttctaatattcttagaagagaataaaaagtaaatttaaaagaaatagaagtgGATATCAGACGCTTATTAAATATCCTATTTTATATCctcgtttaattattttgtaaattacaaatattgttataaaggTAAAGTACATGGTCCATAAAAAGTATAACCGTATATaatccaataattttaaaatctactTCTGAatcttaaaatgttaaataaaccTAAATGAACAACGAACGACGTATCTTTAAGTGTTTTAGTCTTGATTATTTACTACttgatgttattttattaattgaatattttcttctaatttaaAGTACCGCCCGTTAACGTTCGCGAAGCTTCTTATTCACTCAGATAATTTCTCATAGAGTTCAGCGAAAGTTCGCGAATTAGAAGCGGTATAATGAACTTGAGACTTCCTTCCGTATGTAACTACATGAGTTATTATGTACCTCGAACTGATGAGAAAGGATGAGAAATAACGCGACGGACAAAtgttttttcatcaaattgcagataaatattgtacaaGAAAACGCGCGAGGGAAAATCTTAGCAATTAAATTCGATTCGTACAACTATTAACTATTAACAATCTACTCGATCCGGATGTGAAATGTCATGTAAATGTCTCGCCATGAAAATGTCACGTACAGATGCACCTTATAGTGTGTACAGTTAAATGTTATGCAACAACTACTATCAACATCGATATGATATTTCTTCTCTGTATATATTCACATCAATCTTTAGAATTgaattgtttctttctttaagaACGAAAGAATTGGCGGCTTGAATGCGGTGATTTTTATTCGATGGTTCGGTGACGCAGATTTATGCGTCGGTCAATGCAACTGCCCGTAGACCAGGATATATTATTATGCGTGGCAAGCGTTGCGTAAATGAACTGGGGAAAGTCTCTCGTGAGCCGTGATAATGTCAAAAATCCGAGACAGTTTCAGATTCAATTGATTTTGGGTCAGCGTGGTATACGAGAGAGAAGCGAGTCTTCTTCACACGCGACGCTACGCGAGGCCGCGCGCTCTGATGGCCGTTGAccgtgaaaaaaaatacatgagcGAACGTACGATGCGAGAAGATAGTAAACGCTGACCTAGAATCAAAAAGTGTGGAAACGCATGTACGTTTAATCGACTCGTGGgtggagaaaaaaagaagagagatatCTTATCGGATCGTGAACGTAATTACAcgattttataattgaaagaaattattcaaatctgaatctttaattaaaggaTTTTACGTGAACGAATTGTATAGGGAACATTACAATGGATTATTACGTAAATTAAGgaagaaattatattgaattaattatctcGATAATTTGCTGattgaaaatagaaattattcagataattaattaaaggatAACTTGATAAAGGTAATTCCATCtctaaataaagataatttcaaATTCAAGAAATAggacaatttttgtttattatagtATAACAAGAAAAGAAGGgagaagttttattttatcgggAGCTGTAATCCTAATTACGTGACTCTGCGACTGGAAGAAATTATCTGAGTCTCGATTTTAGTTAAAGAATGTCCGACgggttatttttttagaaattatattccattaattgtttttataatttgttgatTTAAAACGATTTATCCAAATAACATAGGCCCACAAAAAAGTATGTTGCGCTGGGATCGAGACCATATATgctattcttatgtattttgacctgctAAACACGAATCTGAAATCAAAAGTAGGGATCGCTGATCATATTTCTGAGAACAACCTGAAAAACTGGTCAAAACTACATTTTTCCAGCTTCAACTGCCATGCACCATTATAATGGGTACGGCAACCGGgagaaaatgatatatttcgGCAAAATAAACTTGCTGAATACTAACTTGAGGTCTAAAGCCAGGATTATAGCAGTTATTCCGTTCTCAGAACGGGGtaaaaaacgtatattttCAGCTTTAACTATCATaagtataaagataaaatccTTTTTGTTACAGGACATACTTTTTATTGATATCGAAAGACAGTACCTTATcagttcaattttaattaattttattcggaCAAAtgcgttaaataaaatcttaactCTCACTCTGCCAATGACACATTAAGATACAATAGTATTGATAGTACCATCAGAAACCTGCTGCCATAAAAGTTGCTGGCCACGATGACAACTGCCCTGAACAGGGATGTGTagaataattcatataatcaGCGACCCCCATGTTTTACTTCAGATTCATGTTTagcaggtcaaaatacataagaacaGCATGATGGTCTCTACTCTctctttttgtaattaataaaaggatAATTTAATAGAGAGGATCAATCGAGATCTAGGtgaggtatatatatatatatataaaataaaaaatgtatttacggTACTTAAATAGTACGGTTtgataaaaaaggaaaaaaaaactggaAATTATTACTTCGATATTGCGTTCTTGTCCTCGGCATACTCTTGTCTCTAAGTGCAGAATTGCGACGTTTATTTACTTGCGCAAGATAGATCGCCGCTGGTAAATATTCCGAATATCCTTTCTCcatcatttttttctgtgttttTTTGTACGTCATGCACCACATTGCGCAGTTGATTTTTCCCCGCTGACTCACCTTTTTGCTTTTGCAGGGAACATTTACGTCTGCAGCCTGCTCGTCGTGCTCGCTGTAAGTGGCCGGACTTTCATCCGTATGTTACGGGACACATGTAGTCCTGCGAATGCATTTCCCTTGCGCTTCCGGTCGTTTTCTCCGCGCACGTTGTCACGGGAATTTTCTGTGGGGCAAGCTGAAACGCTGACAATATACCGGTGGATGAGAAGACAGCGTGATTAATTAACTGAAATCGCCACATAAATTAATTCCAGCTAATTTTCGTAACGGTCGCGAGAATCTCTCTGGCGTTAAATTGGAATATagtctttctttttctattaaataatttcatactAAGCGATAGCacaataatttagaattaatttataaacgaTATCtagtataatttgtttataagcTTATCTGGATCAATCACCCGCGAAGTAACGAAGACCGTAGAGTTCTACGATGTttgattttaatctttttaatcttagttttaattttagttttaaaatgactataattttttaacatcaattgTTTCTAAAAAGTCTTTgtgaattatatacaaattgcTTCAGGAAAAAGATTTTTAGTTATGTCTATGTGTCATAGACGTTGCTCGTTGCGGTGCAATGCGGCGACATAATGCGTAAGAGCATCGTCTTCGACAAGAATACTCCGGATGTGTTTTATTGTCCACAACACAAGCCGATCGGTTTCGAGAAGATGCTGGTCAAGGCGAGACCGCTCTCCAGGCTGTGCCAGTTCGAGGGCCGGCCGATTCCTGAGGATTACAAGAGTGATTGTTACAACGACGTGGACGAGACCGAGTATGCGTGCAAGGAGAAATACAGAATCATGGTGAGTGTCGAGTTTTACTCGAGATCGCGATAAATAATACATGTGAAAATCACCGGAGCTGAAAACACCGTTTATATTGCTTTTAAAGAAATAGTATAGATAtgatcaagaaaaaaaatcaacctCAAGAATATTCTTTGGAATAAGAATTCTATATCTtggtatatttaaaaatagtcatttttctatcaaagtttttaaatttaccgTTATTAATGTCAACGTCGATAAGATCAATAAGTTTATAAGATATaagttataagataaaaaattaattctatttaagaaaaaaaaagagcaagtTTATTTGATCTATGTCATGTCATGTCGTAAAATTAAAACGTCGTAAAGCGTGGTAACGGATTGGTGtcggtcttttttttttcattgcagAAGCGATTCAATAATCCGGATGGGAATGCGAAAGTCATTGATGCCGAGAAGTAGAACGGGAATGATGCTGCACGGCCGTAATCCACGCATACGCAAAATCATAAAACCCAAATAAAGTCAAAGCCACACTAATGCTCGgggctgctgctgctgcatcGGAGGAAGCTCGactatttacaaataatacatataataaaataataacgacATCAAGTAGATAAATTTGAAGTTATCGCGTTAAAATCACTTATCCATTTCTTCATATaacgatattaaatattagtagTATTATATTACGTTGTACTTGCCTTCGGGGAAATAATACATCGATAATCAAATCACTGCCGTATCCAATATTCGAGATGAAGAagtggatttaaaaaaaaacagacacAAGATGCTCATAAAATAACATACTTTTTAtagtatacttttttttcacttattttttaagacgCCAGATATGATAAGGAACAAGTCACTTCTCTAATTTTTAAGCTTCGTCAAagggaaatttatttttataacattattaatataactaacCGCAATGGCGTTGGGTAATTGATCATTAACCCTTTGATGGAGCTTTGGAAAGTATTATTGCTTTTATACAAGAATTCAAGTAGCATAGTTTTATCAGTCATATATTAGTAATCATATTATCAACCATATTGCtagcatttattttatagtgcTTATGAATGATTTAGCTATGGATatcacattataaaatttattaagaaaagataaacCTTTTCGATCTCAAATAGATATCTTGgcatctaataatattttctacgtgactttatataatacatttttttagttctataAATTGCGCATCAATAATTTGTTGGGCCAAAGTTGAAATATCACATATCAACCCGAGTCCTGAAAAAGGGAGTAAATCTGATTCAAAATTTCAACCATTAGTTGTTTTGAAACCAAGGGTTAGATAAAGTCTTAACAGGTTTATCTTCTCCTATTTGTGTTAttcatattgtttaaaatttttcgtctctatgataataatttaaaataagatactcatagaattttgtaaaatatttacaaaaaaggccaaattttttaaattcgtaACACTCGagcaaaattgttaaaaacttTTTGCCAATCtacaaatatgaaatatcttgtaaattTCCTTATCTATCATTATGTGCgcataaagattttatttttctgtcgcatgtgcatatatatacatatgaataAAGCATtgatagaataaatattgttcattatattattttgttgacTTATGTTACAATATCTCAAGGATCACATCGAAGGAGTACATGGTATGTAGTCCTTCAAAATTGAGAGCAGATAAATAATGAATCATCAATTCAATCGAATGcaagagaaaaatgtaaaaaaacatcGTGAATAAATTACTTACGCCATGCAGATTATCTAACGTTGGCCTTGTTTTATTAGATGAGGCTCCATCCACCGGGAAGTAACACGCCTTATAACGGGACACGCCTGTCCAAGTTTCTGGCCTTCGACAAAGATTTACCGTACGTTCGAAGGAAGAATCAGGTGTAGAGGAGAGCGTCCAAGGACAGCGGTGGAGTGTTAATGCagtgaaaatatttacatgacGAATACATTAGTTAATTATGTTATCAATCTTATATGTTGAGAATTGCAACTAAGGAAAAAGTCGCAGAGTTCCTGTAATCCAATTAACGAGAACATGATCCTCTACACTACACAATTGGGCCGAACTTTGGCCCGGCTGCTGGTCACTCAATTATGTTACCATTTACTCGTGATACTTGTGTTAAACAGTTAACGTTCCTATGTGTCTTAATGCAAATGCAAATCTTCGTTACGAAATGTGCACTGAGATTGTTTttgtaacatataaaatacgtaaaatgcatataaaaatattttattgcttagTTACGTAGagaaaacagaataatatatttaaagaaattatttccgTCTATTATACATTGTTTCACCTATAATATAtgagaaatgtatatttgttattatatcatGATATATTCATGTAGAATATTTAGATCAATGCATATTCATTTcgataatatttaagaatgttTTTCTACATAAACCGGATGTATTTGTCACGGTATTTAttgattacaaaattaattacagaaatatgTGTTGGCAGAATTTATGAAAGACAATTGCACGCCAAACCTCAATTAAAACctaattaacataatattaacataataaaattataatttgtgtgaaattcaaattttattttagatgtaTATCCGATATTTGCATTAAAGCATTCATCGTTTGCAATACTCTTTATTacaaagagaattaaaaagtatttgcgCATTTGTTACAAATGTTATAACAATGTTTCGCttcgacatttttaattacaaacatGGCTTTATGGTTTCatgaagattttaatatatatatatatatatatatgatatatatttcaataatacgAAAAAGGTacgataaagttttaataaaaactctgTTACTCTCCACATAGACCCATTATTCTTATTGTTGTATTCATGACTATACTTAAGATCAATACACATAAACTatacattgtaaaataaaactaattaaaaataagaaacaatattttttcaaaagtattctatatatatccTGTAACGGGGGATATGTAttctaagaatttttaaattaattctttttaaacatttgCGTATGGCGAATGTTGATAAATTCCTCTGTTTTTACAATCTAACTAATGACTAAGGCagagtgtaaaaataaaacttgttgCATATCACATTTACATGTTGTTAATTGcgaaaaattaagaaacgaAATAAAGATGTGCGATTTGTGCAATCCGAAATAATCGTCGTATTAGATTGCTCTACAAAATCAGTTTCCCTCCATTTGAGGCCCTGATTTGCGCCACCTGCTCCGGGGTGAGTATGAGTTTGCTACCGTTGGGTAGTGCCAAGGCATAGTGACTTCCAGTCTCGTTCACGACCACCACCAGCTGCGTACTGGAAttcgtcggcggcggcggattGTTCTTCACCGGTGTGATGGATATACCACCCTGGCTCATCCGCTGAATAATTTGCGGCGAGAGAATGCCCTTTGTGGAGGGAACAATAATGTCCGAAGTAATCGTAGGTTTTTGTTTAGACTGATTAAGAGTTTTCTGAAGTTCCAATGACTCCCTGTTAGACAGCGTAGTTTTTTCTGTAggatttttttccataataatcATCTCTATTTCGTCATCGCTGTCACTGAGCATGATTACAGATGTGACTTTTTGGCCGCTGTTCTCTGTGCTGGACACCTGTTGTGGTGTTTTCCGCCTTTGCTTTGGCAGAGGAACATTGCCTCTTACGTTCCTCGAGTTGACGGACCTCTGATAACTGCCCCTCGTAGGTGCACTAGTGTTTCTTATTACTGCGCCATTAGGATGTTGAGAGTTTTGTCGCGGCGCTGTATATCTGTTATTCTGTCTATTCTGTGGTCTGGGAGAATAATGAATCGGATTTTGTGGATTTGGCTGGTTTGCCATTGGTCCAGGAGCAATTACGTATCCTGGTTGAGGCTGCGCCGGTATATAGGACACGTAATTCGCATTGTTGATGTACGGTTGTGTCATCATCATCTGAGGGCGCTGTTGATAAACGggttgctgttgttgctgaGCAGTGGGCAGAAACTTGTCTTGTGGAGGCTGCATCATGTAAGGCCGTACATAGTAAGCCACATGTGGAGCTGGCGGCCCAGCTCCTTGCATAATCGCCCCTTGAGGCATGACTCCAGGATTCTGCGGCatcgtataataataattttgttgtgtaTTTGCAGATCCGTAGTTGTTCTGTCCATAGTAGGTCGTCGAATTGGACTCATAAATCGGATTTTCATCCTTTATGTCTAGCTCCGAGTGCACACTATTAATAGattcaattttgcaaattgcGTCCGTGGAAGGCACTGCTCTCTTTTTGTTGTTCGCTGCAGATACAGTATTGCTAGCAGAAATTCCTGATTCAACTGCTTTTTCAGGCTCTTTAGTCTTATTATCTGCGAGTTTAACCTTTAGCTtatctttgataatttttgcattggcAGGATGAGAAACATCAGATGCTACACTGCTTTGAGacgtattttctttaatgttctGCAGTTTATACTCAAATGATTTTAATCTTCGATTGGAAGCTAAAACAGTATAaacgttaaaattattcttttatattaaaattactattaatgatattttgatattcataaaagataaatcttatattctataaaaaatctaGCATCAATAGAAATAATACTGCAGCACACAAGCGATCATAAATGCTCTTGAAATAGCTGAAATGCATCAATACAACATTTcttgatatattttcttaaagattGGACACTTACACGAAcgtttatttttccttttgcgAGAGCTTGGTAGAATCCAATCTTGATCTGAGTCCTCCTCATCCGACCAGTTGTCATTGTTTCGTTCCTTCGGATTAACGTTAGAAGCGGATGTATTGGCCTGTGTGCCGGGAGCCGCGTACACTGCCTCAACGTCGGTCCATTCCTCCAGCTCGTCCTTGTCGCTTTCGTCATCTGAATAAAGTTGTTCTGTGTACGAAGAGACGCCGCGCGCTCGTAGTACTCGTTTGTTGCGTTGCGTTTCCTGGTTTGAATCTGTAAGAAAGTATTGTTTTTAGTATAAGAAAAATTCGTGGATAGAAAACAAAGACGACAAACAGGAATACCTTCGTCGTCGTTTGATGTATTTTCGTTGTTCTCGTATTGCTTGTCTTCCCGTTTCTCTCCTTCTTCCGCGACTTGGTTACTTCCCGATGGTGCCTCGACGTCCGGCTGCTTTTCATCGCTTCCGTTTTGTTGTTTGTCGCTCGCCTCCTGGGTTTCGTGTCGACTTTGTTCGGAATTTTTGACTGCGATATCGCATTCGTTCTCGACTTGTCGCGAttcttttttactattttggGTACCAGGTGGGGATAGGGCAAATTGCGATAGCGTTTGTAACGTTGCGTCTCCGGGAATTGAGAGTGGATCCTTGCCCTGTGATCCAAGAACCCACCAATTAGAGCTGAGACCACTCTCACTGGATGAGTCCTGATCCTCCACACTGCTACAACACATCACATGTTTGTCTACCATACATGCTCGACAAAGTGACATTAACATTACTAAAGAAAGTGGACAATGACCACATCGTAAATCATACATGGATTGTAGCAATCTTAAGGCGTCAGGTAATTTAAACTCTCCAGAAAGAGAGACAATGAAAAGATATGAAAATGTAAAGCTATGAAGATGCACAACATTGTTTTGCTAA
Proteins encoded in this window:
- the LOC105831589 gene encoding uncharacterized protein LOC105831589 isoform X2, producing MGNIYVCSLLVVLATLLVAVQCGDIMRKSIVFDKNTPDVFYCPQHKPIGFEKMLVKARPLSRLCQFEGRPIPEDYKSDCYNDVDETEYACKEKYRIMKRFNNPDGNAKVIDAEK
- the LOC105831589 gene encoding uncharacterized protein LOC105831589 isoform X1; its protein translation is MGNIYVCSLLVVLATLLVAVQCGDIMRKSIVFDKNTPDVFYCPQHKPIGFEKMLVKARPLSRLCQFEGRPIPEDYKSDCYNDVDETEYACKEKYRIMMRLHPPGSNTPYNGTRLSKFLAFDKDLPYVRRKNQV
- the LOC105831583 gene encoding putative mediator of RNA polymerase II transcription subunit 26 isoform X3, whose product is MLDGKDFEDLSFKQRVWLLKTVCDTIMHTRKTVQEDIVNQPWEDQFETVLGMDRNGAKYIYFPQFMPNDLRIYRHSLDNKILSTSKPVRQEREMERNKFIRYRKRKLQIRNNLSDRRSNRHENGTDDKDLSNNDSAGGSFISEDTNLSSTSTCSNNNNNNISLDAISRKRRRSLSKMSEESLLSNARSSGYETHTSSDNKSLDDESSRMFKGFTNTQNDNCNIEIINEMLDDLKTEIDKDKRMDEYESTSGNELASQEKFVELYKNTSMSRNETAIVFEKDDRSNDNLSNSSKTDDEKLNEIINAESSKLPEDVYSKSITVSDNVSDISVLTSKSDDEKLSETKTSDSNINASENSLNRKTIFNKLFYTSTSINSKLSLSEEVTRQCLSEMPSMTEAETNNPTQEKNLREGMKLRSRNIVKQYDQQNKINAIKEKTKKEQGLKNDEINETDEEDFSTSETRLHTSMEYDLDEYTNNTELGYNLRSSKDPKTDESKQHFHKMLSDLSVSDFYLVVDSVESLRDLIASFSNASDSESNNSNNVEVIPLCEVKLVKKLTELLNSVEPMEVTIKDAMRKAKAKLQREWSNFKEGSVEDQDSSSESGLSSNWWVLGSQGKDPLSIPGDATLQTLSQFALSPPGTQNSKKESRQVENECDIAVKNSEQSRHETQEASDKQQNGSDEKQPDVEAPSGSNQVAEEGEKREDKQYENNENTSNDDEDSNQETQRNKRVLRARGVSSYTEQLYSDDESDKDELEEWTDVEAVYAAPGTQANTSASNVNPKERNNDNWSDEEDSDQDWILPSSRKRKNKRSSSNRRLKSFEYKLQNIKENTSQSSVASDVSHPANAKIIKDKLKVKLADNKTKEPEKAVESGISASNTVSAANNKKRAVPSTDAICKIESINSVHSELDIKDENPIYESNSTTYYGQNNYGSANTQQNYYYTMPQNPGVMPQGAIMQGAGPPAPHVAYYVRPYMMQPPQDKFLPTAQQQQQPVYQQRPQMMMTQPYINNANYVSYIPAQPQPGYVIAPGPMANQPNPQNPIHYSPRPQNRQNNRYTAPRQNSQHPNGAVIRNTSAPTRGSYQRSVNSRNVRGNVPLPKQRRKTPQQVSSTENSGQKVTSVIMLSDSDDEIEMIIMEKNPTEKTTLSNRESLELQKTLNQSKQKPTITSDIIVPSTKGILSPQIIQRMSQGGISITPVKNNPPPPTNSSTQLVVVVNETGSHYALALPNGSKLILTPEQVAQIRASNGGKLIL